From Marinitoga sp. 1197, the proteins below share one genomic window:
- a CDS encoding radical SAM protein, with protein sequence MENKIHFVKMQNTKSISLTGSFCYLNCKHCNKHYLKNMATINDIEKLSDMSSLLLSGGMNEEIKVPVYNFVEKLKQYKDKYKFKYNLHTGFMNYNELNQIKDISDAISFDLVGNKETMLNVYGIDKFEEMWRTFDDLINLGFNVKPHITIGLNGGKLTHEIDVLKRLKNYKIDEIIFLVFIPTKGSYFEKNNPPQIEEVFEVFYETKSIMKNVKLTLGCMHPKGMYRKKLQEKLLFIADKIVQPVKYTVELAEKLEFEITWSYECCVF encoded by the coding sequence ATGGAAAATAAAATACATTTTGTTAAAATGCAAAATACAAAATCTATATCGTTAACTGGAAGTTTTTGTTATCTTAATTGTAAACACTGTAACAAGCACTATCTAAAAAACATGGCAACAATAAATGATATTGAGAAATTATCTGATATGAGTTCATTATTATTAAGTGGAGGAATGAATGAAGAAATAAAGGTCCCTGTATATAACTTTGTTGAAAAATTAAAACAGTATAAAGATAAATATAAATTCAAATATAACTTACATACAGGTTTTATGAATTATAATGAATTAAATCAGATTAAGGATATTAGTGATGCAATATCTTTTGATTTAGTTGGAAATAAAGAAACAATGTTAAATGTTTATGGAATAGATAAGTTTGAAGAAATGTGGAGAACCTTTGATGATTTAATAAATTTAGGATTCAATGTAAAACCGCACATAACTATAGGATTAAATGGTGGAAAATTAACACATGAAATTGATGTGTTAAAAAGACTAAAAAATTATAAAATAGATGAAATAATATTTCTAGTTTTTATTCCTACTAAAGGATCGTATTTTGAAAAAAATAATCCTCCACAAATAGAAGAAGTATTTGAAGTATTTTATGAAACCAAAAGTATTATGAAAAATGTAAAATTGACCCTTGGATGTATGCATCCAAAAGGAATGTATAGGAAAAAATTACAGGAAAAATTACTTTTTATTGCAGATAAAATTGTTCAACCTGTAAAATATACTGTAGAATTAGCAGAAAAATTAGAATTTGAAATAACTTGGAGTTATGAGTGTTGCGTATTTTAA